In Bombina bombina isolate aBomBom1 chromosome 6, aBomBom1.pri, whole genome shotgun sequence, a single genomic region encodes these proteins:
- the SNRPF gene encoding small nuclear ribonucleoprotein F, whose amino-acid sequence MSLPLNPKPFLNGLTGKPVMVKLKWGMEYKGYLVSVDGYMNMQLANTEEYIDGALSGHLGEVLIRCNNVLYIRGVEEEEEDGEMRE is encoded by the exons ATG AGTTTACCCTTGAATCCCAAACCCTTTCTCAATGGTCTCACTGGTAAACCAGTGATGGTGAAACTAAAGTGGGGAATGGAATACAAAGGCTACTTGGTTTCTGTAGATGGATACATGAACATGCAG cTTGCAAACACAGAAGAATACATAGATGGTGCATTGTCAGGACACCTTGGTGAAGTTTTAATACG GTGTAACAATGTGTTATATATACGTGGTgtagaagaggaggaagaagatggAGAGATGCGAGAATAA